CTAGCAATGGTTGCTTCTGCCAAATTGGATGAGAAACCAACTTAAATCAAATTAATGCATTTCATAACAAACCACCACAACTCGAGGATTGTCAAATACAGTGAAGCATTAGTCTAACTGTGAATTCATCGGCTATGAAAGGGTTGCAATGAAGTCCAATTGTTAATTCTTTAGCTGGGGGTTGCTTACTTGCTTCCAAAATTGCATGACACACAGCTGCAGACGCCTAGGAGAGCAAGAAGGGTGGAGACAAAGGGCTCACGATGATGCAGTCGTAGTCAGCATCGCCGGACGCAGCAAcgttggtggtgggtgggccgtCCTTGGTGTGGAGGATACAACGGACGTTGGCGGAGTCTGACGAAGCAGCCGCAAGCGAAAGGCGATGAGGGGGGATGCAGGAGCACCATTACCGGCGGCTGGTTAGCGGCGGCGCCGCCTACCTGCGGCGACGAGGAGGTGCTCGAGGGGAATAAGTTAAATAGAATATTATGGCTGCCAGTTTAGGGGATTTGGGATTGGGGCATAACAAAACACAGGACGCTACTAACAATAGCGTTCACACCTGGGCGTTGTTGGCAACAGCGGCCCGGCCTAGACGCTATTAATCGCAGCGTCCTTTCTATTTTCACAATTTTCAGCGGCTCTTTATCAGTTGCGTAATTACAAAATTAATATTTATTACTAATAAAAAATCGATAGCTAGGTGATGCAGAGGTACTTCCTCcgcccgaaaatacttgtcatcaaaatggataaaaatgatgTACCTAGAACTACTATACGTCTAGACacatccctttttattcattttgatgacaaatatttccggacggagggagtaatatatattGATCGTCCATGGCTGGCTGATCGCTCCATGACATACTAGAGCACGTAGCGTAGGTAGCAATACAtagtactacctccgtttcagtttacaagtcctgcacgtatatctaggttgtcaattttatcacttaatataaactatataacacaaaaaattataccttttgaaagtagaaactccgaagtttatgttggtatatttcttgtaatatatgacttgtattaggttggttaaattgacgacctaggggtacgcgcacgccctgtaaactgagagagaggtagtaccaaattaattaaattaaattaaatgCATCTTTGATTCACAAAAGAAGAAATTAATGCATCTTCAACCAAACAACAGCCCAAACATATGTAGTCACACCAATCATTTTCTCCTCTTGTACATTCAGTTTACACATCTAGTATATGCCATCATAATTGACACTGCCTGTCTACCAATGCCAGTGGCCCAGCAAAAGAAGAATGTGAGTGACCTTGTATTTGACTACCAGCGCCACAATTCATCTAATGATCATACTATGTGAAATTTTAGTAGTTTATTTCCAAACCAACCAACAGCTACCACGGCAATCATACTCTttccaccatcttcttctgcaggtTCTGTATGGATACATGCCATCACAATACCTAACTGCTGACAAGACGATACCTAGTACGCATTACACTAGCTTATACATACATACCACCACCTTATATTTTCTACTGTACTTACCATCATGTCATCAGCTTAACGACTACCATCATGTCAGCAAAGGAATTGCGAGGCAGCAACCAATCTCGAGGACTCAACACTTTACTACTTCATGGACTCCACTCTCTAGAATTAAGACTCAGCTAATCTCTCTCTACCCAGGCTGTCCGTGCAACACATATATCTTTTCCACTCTTGTGAATCATATGCCCGCCTAATCGACTTCCAGAGATGTATATAAAGCAACAAGAGCCAAATGAACGTCTACTCTGCGTCGCTTCCAGATGAAACAAACTCCTCTACCAGCTCAAATGCATCGATCTCCGCGAAGTAGGCCCTCCGCTCCTTGATGAAATCCTCGCTCGGTACCAGGGACTCATCGCAACTCATCTCCTCCATCTGCAGCTGCTCTTTCCCGCTGCTGCCTGTTACCTATAATTCATTCATTCATGCACACATAGCAGCGACAAAATAAGATAAGAGACTTCACCTTCTTTTCTTCTAGTAAAACCAAAGGCAGTTCCACAAATGGAGAAATAAGCAGGGAGGGACCTCATAATTTCCACAACAAGGCCTGCTAGATATATTTACCTTGCTTGTCTTTTTTCTGGGAGGCAAagatgccccaggcagctcgtctCCAGTCTTCAGCCCTGTTTTACTGGAGGCATACAAGGGGGAGATCAAAGGCTCTGTGCGCGGCTGCTCTTCCCTTGTTACCtaaaattcatgcaaacaccaCAGCGACGTAATAAGATAGGAGTTCACCTTCTTTTCAAAATAAACCAAAGGCAGTTTCATGAACGGGGAAAGGTCCGCAGGGTAGTAACACAGGGAGGGCTGCTAGATGCCAAATAAAAATTGGACATGATAATACTTGAGCAGAAAGCTCATATATACATACCTTCATTATCTTTTTGCTGGGAGGTGTTGATGCCCCAGGCAGCACGTCTCCACTAGTCTTCGCCTTTGTTTTACTAGAGGCATACAAGGGGGAGATCAAAGACTCTGTGCGCGGCTGCTCTTTCCTTGTTATCTGAAATCCAGGCACAGCAGCGAGGCAATAAGAAAGAGTTCATGTTACCAGACTATCACGAATGGGGAAAGACCCGCTGGGTGGCAAACAGGGAGGGATCTCATAATTTCCATATGCAAACAGTTAACACACTGATTGCTGAGCAGAAACCTGACATATGTGCATATACCTTCCTTGTGTTTTTGCTAGGAGGAGATGACGTCCCAGGTAGCACGCCTCCAGTCTTCACCTTAGGTTTACTGGAGGTATGCAAGGGAGAGATCAATCAATCAATATGAAATAATCATTATAACTTGCTATTTGGAATTGTGGTCTGTGTTCAGCGTTACACATACAGAGTTTCCCACGGAGGAGCAGCAGGAAAAAAAAGTGGAACAAACGAATGGATCTTTTAGTAAACATGAGGTGGAGCAGACTAAATCTAGAATACTAGATGGTTTTAAGTGTAATAATGCCCACCCACAGTTCTAAAAATGATGTAATGCATTCCCAATATTCGTCGAGTAAGTGCAGGAACAGTCTATGGAAATCATGGTGAGTGGAGTGCTGATGTACAACATACCTGATCTTTTGAATCTTGTTTAGATGAGTATTGGAACTTTGAAGCTCCCTTGTGGATTTATCCTTGCCCTTAGTCGTAGAAACTAGTGCCAGAAAAGAGAATCAAATCAAATAAAGGAACTCACAGTAATTAATTACTGGCAAAAAAAGGAAATCAAATGAAATAAAGGAACAAATCAAAGTTCTCTCGTTACTAGGAGCAAACTGGGAACAGACATAGTGAACTTGGCTAGCAAGTGTGGAGTTCTCCTATTCTTTGACCAGATGACCATTTCCACAATTGCGTCGCGTGAACGTTCTCTTACAAAAAATATCCATTCTCAATTTCTTTCGTCGTGGAAACTAGTACATATGCCTTTTTCTTCTTTCCAATATAAAGAAACAGAAGGCGCAATATTACTTACTGTCAGTGAAGTTAAGAAAGGGAGGAATAGTTTTCACATGACAACAGAGAAGAAAGACTAGTGACAGATATCCATTTTCTGCAGAGCATTCCGGTAACATTGGGCAACAGAAGCGGTTGCCTTGGAGCGGAGCACGGGTGAGAGCATCCACGTACAGCATGCCTAGTTGCTTCAGCTTAGCACAGATTAAACTAGGGCTGGGATTATCAAATTAGTAGAGGAGAACAAATTAGAGTAGCCTGAATGGGCAGTGAATGGATAATTAAGCATGCCAATATTACTGGTAGGATGAAATTAAGGAGCAGCGGCGGTTGTTGGCGGGGATGGGATGGAGGATCCATCAGCATTCAGCATTCAGCATCAGCACCCCCTAGGCTAGGTTAGGGTAGGAACAGGCAAGCCAGTGATTCCCGAATCCAGCGAAACCCTAGCTACTAAGCTGGCTCTTAATGAATAAGCAAGGGAAGGGAGAGGTTGCTCTGCTCACCGGAGAGGGCCGCGGGCGGAGGAGGCGTGGGGATGCGGGGAACGGTGGAGGAGCCAATGCTGCTGGCGCTGCTGGCGGGGCTCGTGCGGTGCTGGGGATTGCGCTTCAGGCGGGTGATGGGGGAGGTGGCGGAGGAGAGGTTCGTGAGGTCGGCGAGGGGCAGCCGCCGGCGCGAGCGCCGCAGCAGCATCTCgtcgcctcctccggctccggcgacggcggccaTCACGCACCCACCTGCGCTTCCCCTCTCTCGCCGATGGGGTGGACTGGACTggactttttttttttgagacaagacTGGACTGGACTGGACTGGACTGGAGGAGGAAACCAACATCGATATGGGCTTGGGCTTCAGGCCGAAAAATGGCCCACAAATCACAGACTCTGGCTCGCAAGGAGGTGGAGGTGCCAGCCGATCTGGGCCAGAATCCGTGCCGGATCCAGGTCATGCGGTTGCCGGCGTGTGGCTGTCCGTCGGAGTAGTGGGACGGAATTTCCTATTTGCCGCACGTTGGGGCAAATTTTCGCCCCAACGCACAGGCGATTAGGGCCGGCCCATTTCGTGACTGCACGCAAACCTTTCTGTTTCCGGTTTTGGAAATGTTCCACGGGTTTCCAGCCGGTTTATTTCGGGTTTGTGAACCATCTAGAAGATTCAGaaccatgttttctttcttttccttttcctttcgttttttaatgtttttttcatttttatgttttttcataatccttttttattttctttcattttcattttcttgtTCAAAAAATGTTCGAAAATTCAAAACATGTTTGCCTTTTCCAAAAATTTGTTCTTTTTTCATAAAATGTTCTAGTTTAGTAAAATTCAGAAATTCATCAAAGTTCAGGAAATTCATATTTCGTTCGTTTCTTTCAAAAATGTTctaaaatttaaaaaaatgttcgtgcttttaaaaaatgatcaaaatTCAAAAAAGGATGTGCTTTCAAATTTCGTTCATAAATGCGAAAAATGATCACACTTTTAAAAATTGTTCGTGTACtatatgtttttatatttttcaacgTTATTTTATTTTGAAAAATGTGCAGAAATTTCAAGAAATATTCTTGCTTCTAAATATCGATCAATATTCAAAAAATATTGTGTTTTCAACTTTTGTTCATAAAtacaaaaaatgttcacatattaaAAAAGTGTTCGGAATGTTTCTGCTAAAACACTTCACAACTTCTCAGAAACTGTTccctttttaaaaaaatgttcatgttttaatTTTTTGTGTTTAAAAATATGTTCCCTTTTCAATAATTGTTCAAAAATTTCtaaaaattgtttgtgttttcaaatATTGTTCGGGAGTTTAAAAAATGTCCGCGTTTGCACAATTTTCATTTTGTtcgaaaaatgttcctgttttcagaaAAAAAAGTGTTCGTTATTTTGGAAAGTGTTTCAATTCTGTAAAACAATTCGCAAATTTGAACAGTGTTTGCTTTCACAAAAAACTCGGTTTTTAAAAAACTGCTTTCAAAATTCCGAAATTAATTTGGATCTACGCTGCCTATTGGTTCTTATAGGTTGATGTCGCCTAATCAAAAAATCTCACTAGCTTAGCTGGTTGAGGCTCGTCGTTGGCAGCATGAGATCGCTGGATTGATTCACAGCGAAGTCGAACTTTTTTTGGAGCTATAGAGGTTCGCTGGTGGTCATGTGCCGGCCCAGTCAGAGGCCGCCTGTGTGAAACTACGTCTCTTCGCCGCAAAGAGCGGCACATAGGAGGTCCCTGGTGGGACGGCCACGGTCTGCGGCAGCCCATGTCTGCCCGGCTAGAGGTGGAAGCTGGCTCGGGGCTGCCAGTTCTTGGTCGTGCTGGAGGTGTAAGATTGGTTGTGTTCTCCTGCTCCTGCGCGTCTTTGGGTCACGCTCTCTCTGCTGTGGAAGGTGTTGGCGGGCCACGGCGGTGCAGCTTCGTTGGCAAGGCGCTGCCGTGGCGGCAGTGCGAGGCTTCATGGACGGTGCTACCCTAACCTGGAGGTGTGGAGATAGGAGGCCATACGGATGAAAACTCTGCTCGGTTTTTGTCGGGTCGGCGGCGATGGCATCCACGAGTGTCATTCCCCTTCTTGGCGACATCGTCGAGGTGCGTCGCCATTCCTCTCGCTCCTTTGGTGATGGTAGGTGTCTCCAGACGAAAGCCTAGATCGGCAGGATCGGCACGATGGCGACGTCTTCGATGTCGTCTCTCTGTTGGGAGCATCGTGTCGACGCGGTTTGGAGGTCCTACGATGTGCTTCTCCGGTGTTTGCCATTGTTCACGATCGATCTTCTGAGGGGCAATGTATGTCCATTGTTGGTGATTCCAAGACGACGCCTTCCTCGGGGCGAATCGAGTCCCGCCATTCTCTTGCCACCTCCTTTCGACATAAAGGGGGATGGTGCGTAGACAAGGATGATCGGTGGAGATGCTGTCTTTTGAAGGTGATCGACAGCGGCCGAGACGCGGCGAGGTTTTTCTGATATGGACATGCTCTTTTGCTTTGTAATTATGTTGTCGTTGGTGGTTGTCTTTGAACTAGCCCGAGTGTAGAGCAAGTGCTATCCTCATTGTTCGCAGCGGGTGATAGTTGTCTTGTATTGCAATTCTCTTCTTCTAAAGTTATGATACGCAATTTGCGTACTTCTGGAAAAAAAATCAACACCAGTGCTCGGCGACGACCAAAAATATGGACGGCGGCCGCGACTGCATCGGTGTCATCGGTGCTCGGCGACGACGACCTCTTCCgcgagatcctcctccgcctcgGCTTCCCCAATTGCCTCGTCCGCGCCTCCCTCGTCTCCAAGCGGTGGCTCTTCCACGCGTCCGACCCGGCCTTCCTCCGCCTCTTCCGCGAGCGCCACCCACCCCGCCTCCTCGGCTTCTGCGTCAGCAACGACGACCGGTACCAGTTGGTGCAGCTCGAGCAGTCCCCGGAGCTTGCCGCTCTCTCACGCCGTGTGGCCTCCTCCTGCAACGACGCCTTCCGCTGCCGTGGGCTGGGTATCGGACACAGCCGGAACGGCCGCCTCGTCACTACGCTCTTCCACGGCGGTCAAGCGCTCCCTCCTCGCGCCGCAGCTCTCCGAGGAGTCCGAGTTGGCCCTCCCACCGATCCCGCCGCCCCACCGGGAGGAGCCCGCTCTAGGGGTGTTCAATAGGATTATCCTACCCGAGGATGGGAGCCGCGACTTCATCACCTTGGTATATCTGTGGCAGGTCCGGCGGAAAGTCCGTGCGGAAGTGTACGTGCTGGGATCCGGCGGTTGGGGCTTCCCTGCCACCGCAATGACAGAGGTCCCGAATCCTGCAGCCTTCCTTACAAAAATGCTTCCACCCGTCTGTGGCAAGGTTTTCATGGTGACCAGTTTTGGGTGCATCCTGGGTCTAGATTTGGCTGCGGCAAGGTTCCTCAAGCTCGAGCTCCCAGCTGAAATAGGGCGCAATTACATGCTCTCATCTGCCGAGGGTTCCGGGATATATCATGTCAATGCAGATGGGTTTCAGCTCAGTGTGTGGCTCCATCGGATGATGAGCAACAGCGATGGTGCCGGCGGCTGGCTGCTGGTGGACACATTTTGTGTCCGCGAGGCATACAGTTCTGCTGGTCACAATTGGGTTTGGATGCCACAAGATGGCGATTTTCTTGGTGTTGCTGCAGTTGGGGACAATGCCGAGTTTGTGTTCTTGGATTATGCGAGATATGGTGTTGTCCTTTAGGGCATCAACAATGCAGAGCGCTTACAGAGGCGCTTAATCGagatatttttgattttttttacttaGCGTCTTTGTTAGCATCGGGCTTCACAGCGCTAACAGAAATCTATAGACGCTAGAGGAATTAAAAAAGGAAATAAAGGTGTACGCTGGCGCATATCCTTCCAACGCATAGGTGACCAAGCGCCTGCCCAACAGAAAACAAATATACGCCCGCATCAGCCGTATTGAGCTGTTACGCTAGCGCCCGGCTCCAGCCTCAGCCCCCTCATGCGTAAAATTCTCGCTGAAGCGCCGGGGGAATCATCTGGCATCGACGCAAAGAAGAATCCCAAGATCGAACGGGAACGTAGCGTAACGGACAGGATTTTTCACCCTGGCGCCCACTCTTAGCGCCCCCGTTGTAGATGCCCTGATGTTCATCTGAGGAGCAGGGTGGTTGAGAAGGTGTATGAGCAGGCACCGTATCATCATGGTTTTTTTCGTCTGGGTTTGAGCCACATACATGTCTCTCCCTTTATGATGATCTGGCCGCCTATTTTCCCTGCACTGAAAAGGGACACAATCAAGAGCAATGATCCTGCTGTGCTTTGATCTTTGAACTATCATCGCTAGGTACGACTTCTACGATAGAAAGCTATGTTTCTCTGATGAGGTACAGAAATGTATGACCAATTAATATTATTCAGATGGGCTTGACTACATCTCATCTAGCTAGTGTATGCCATTTTATCGTGTTTTATTCTTTAGTATTTGTCACTACTCTGCAGT
The Triticum dicoccoides isolate Atlit2015 ecotype Zavitan chromosome 3A, WEW_v2.0, whole genome shotgun sequence genome window above contains:
- the LOC119270298 gene encoding uncharacterized protein LOC119270298, producing MAAVAGAGGGDEMLLRRSRRRLPLADLTNLSSATSPITRLKRNPQHRTSPASSASSIGSSTVPRIPTPPPPAALSVSTTKGKDKSTRELQSSNTHLNKIQKISKPKVKTGGVLPGTSSPPSKNTRKITRKEQPRTESLISPLYASSKTKAKTSGDVLPGASTPPSKKIMKVTREEQPRTEPLISPLYASSKTGLKTGDELPGASLPPRKKTSKVTGSSGKEQLQMEEMSCDESLVPSEDFIKERRAYFAEIDAFELVEEFVSSGSDAE